One window of Chionomys nivalis chromosome 18, mChiNiv1.1, whole genome shotgun sequence genomic DNA carries:
- the Ostc gene encoding oligosaccharyltransferase complex subunit OSTC: protein METLYRVPFLVLECPNLKLKKPPWVHMPSAMTVYALVVVSYFLITGGIIYDVIVEPPSVGSMTDEHGHQRPVAFLAYRVNGQYIMEGLASSFLFTMGGLGFIILDRSNAPNIPKLNRFLLLFIGFVCVLLSFFMARVFMRMKLPGYLMG, encoded by the exons ATGGAGACTCTGTACCGAGTCCCTTTTTTAGTGCTCGAATGTCCCAACCTGAAGCTGAAGAAGCCGCCCTGGGTGCACATGCCGTCGGCCATGACGGTGTACGCCCTGGTGGTGGTGTCTTACTTCCTCATTACCGGAG GAATAATCTATGATGTTATTGTTGAACCTCCAAGTGTCGGCTCAATGACTGATGAACATGGACATCAGAGACCAGTAGCTTTCTTGGCTTACAG AGTGAACGGGCAGTATATCATGGAAGGACTTGCGTCTAGCTTCCTGTTTACAATGGGAGGTTTAGGTTTCATAATCCTGGACCGTTCCAATGCACCAAATATTCCAAAACTCAATAggtttcttcttctcttcattGGCTTTGTCTGTGTCCTGCTGAGTTTCTTCATGGCTAGAGTATTCATGAGAATGAAATTGCC GGGCTACCTGATGGGCTAG